From a single Fusobacterium ulcerans ATCC 49185 genomic region:
- the glyS gene encoding glycine--tRNA ligase subunit beta, giving the protein MRLLFEIGMEELPARFLNQALKDLKNNLEAKLKDGRISFKDIKTYGTPRRLVLDVHELGEQQEDLNIVNMGPAKNVAYGSNGEISRAGLGFAKSQGIEAEDLEIVSTPKGEYIAARKFMKGKETKELLPEILKSLVLELNFQKSMTWSDKKLRFARPVQWFLALCDNEVVKFEIEGMESGNKSRGHRFFGKEFEVNTIDEYFEKIRENNVIIDIEERKALIKKLINENCTNSGEQVLIEDELLDEVTNLIEYPCPIVGSFNSDFLEVPQEVLIISMEVHQRYFPILDSNGKLLPKFVVVRNGVETSEQVRKGNEKVLSARLADARFFYQEDLKSPLADNVEKLKTVVFQKDLGTIYSKIERATEIAKYLIDTLGYNDRKDSILRTVLLAKADLVSNMIGEKEFTKLQGFMGADYALKSGEGEKVSLGIKEHYYPRFQGDNLPTELEGIVAGISDRIDTLVGCFGVGVIPSGSKDPFALRRAALGIVNVILNSGLDISLKALTEKTLDALQGCGVLKRDRETVLAEVLEFFKQREMNIFTEMKYSKDIVTAVLNTDSDNAVEALEKIKTLESFVKEEVFKTLLPVLKRVGNISKDHEKGIINQDLFKEPIETELYNFSLELNSKVIDALNNKDYNRYLQAIVSGKDIINRYFNEVMVMDKDEDVKNNRLSQLKFLADLFIKMADLNQIEER; this is encoded by the coding sequence TTGAGATTACTATTTGAAATTGGAATGGAAGAACTGCCTGCAAGGTTTCTAAATCAGGCATTGAAAGATTTAAAAAATAATTTAGAAGCAAAACTTAAAGATGGAAGAATTAGCTTTAAAGATATAAAAACTTATGGAACTCCTAGAAGATTGGTTTTAGATGTTCACGAATTAGGGGAACAACAGGAAGATCTAAATATAGTTAATATGGGACCAGCTAAAAATGTAGCTTATGGAAGTAATGGAGAAATATCAAGAGCAGGGCTTGGATTTGCTAAATCACAAGGAATAGAAGCAGAAGATCTTGAAATAGTAAGCACTCCAAAAGGTGAATATATAGCTGCAAGAAAATTTATGAAAGGAAAAGAAACTAAAGAGCTTCTTCCTGAAATATTAAAAAGTCTTGTATTAGAATTAAACTTCCAAAAATCTATGACTTGGTCAGATAAAAAATTAAGATTTGCAAGACCTGTACAATGGTTCTTAGCACTTTGTGATAACGAAGTGGTAAAATTTGAAATTGAAGGAATGGAAAGTGGAAATAAATCTAGAGGACATAGATTCTTTGGGAAAGAGTTTGAAGTAAATACCATAGATGAATATTTTGAAAAAATAAGAGAAAATAATGTAATAATAGACATTGAAGAAAGAAAAGCTCTTATTAAAAAGCTTATCAATGAAAATTGCACAAACTCTGGAGAACAAGTACTTATAGAAGATGAGCTTTTAGATGAAGTAACTAATCTAATAGAATATCCATGTCCTATAGTTGGAAGCTTTAACTCAGATTTCTTGGAAGTACCACAGGAAGTACTTATAATATCAATGGAAGTACATCAAAGATATTTCCCTATACTTGATTCAAATGGAAAACTTCTGCCTAAATTTGTAGTTGTTAGAAATGGTGTAGAAACTTCTGAACAAGTAAGAAAAGGAAATGAAAAAGTATTATCTGCAAGACTTGCTGATGCTAGATTCTTCTATCAGGAAGATTTAAAATCACCTCTTGCTGACAATGTAGAAAAATTAAAAACAGTAGTATTCCAAAAAGATCTTGGAACTATCTATTCTAAAATAGAAAGAGCAACTGAAATAGCTAAATATTTAATAGATACTCTTGGATATAATGACAGAAAAGACAGTATTTTAAGAACTGTATTACTGGCTAAAGCTGACCTTGTTTCTAATATGATAGGAGAAAAGGAATTTACTAAACTTCAAGGATTTATGGGAGCAGACTATGCACTGAAATCTGGAGAGGGAGAAAAAGTTTCTCTTGGTATAAAAGAACACTATTACCCAAGATTTCAAGGAGATAATCTTCCTACAGAATTAGAAGGAATAGTAGCAGGAATATCTGACAGAATAGATACATTAGTGGGATGTTTTGGTGTAGGAGTTATACCAAGTGGATCTAAAGACCCATTTGCTCTGAGAAGAGCGGCTCTTGGAATAGTAAATGTAATACTTAATTCAGGATTGGATATTTCTTTAAAAGCTTTAACTGAAAAAACACTAGACGCTCTTCAAGGATGTGGAGTATTAAAAAGAGATAGAGAAACTGTACTTGCAGAAGTACTAGAATTCTTTAAACAAAGAGAAATGAATATATTTACTGAAATGAAATACAGTAAAGACATAGTTACAGCAGTTCTTAATACTGATAGTGATAATGCTGTAGAAGCTCTTGAAAAAATAAAAACTTTAGAGTCTTTTGTTAAAGAAGAAGTATTTAAAACACTTCTTCCAGTATTGAAAAGAGTTGGAAATATTTCTAAAGATCATGAAAAAGGTATTATAAATCAAGACTTGTTTAAAGAGCCAATAGAAACTGAACTATATAATTTCTCATTGGAATTAAATTCAAAAGTAATAGATGCTTTGAATAATAAAGACTATAATAGATATCTTCAAGCTATAGTTTCTGGAAAAGATATCATCAATAGATACTTTAATGAAGTAATGGTAATGGATAAAGATGAGGATGTTAAAAATAACAGACTTTCTCAACTTAAATTCCTAGCTGATCTGTTTATAAAAATGGCTGATCTTAATCAGATAGAAGAAAGATAA